GCATCGATGCCGTGTTCGCCAATGCCGGGCGCGGCGGCTCGCCGGGCGGCTTCAAGGGCGCCGACCACGAGGCCTGGAAGGAGATGATTCTGACCAACATCTACGGGGTCGGCCTGACCCTGCAGGCCTGCCTGCCGGCGCTCGAGCATACCCGGGGCCACGTGCTGCTGACCGGGTCGGCGGCCGGGCGCGCCACCATCCCGGGCTCGATGTACGGCGCCACCAAATGGGCCGTCACCGGCATCGGCTACAACCTGCGGGAGGAACTGCGCGGCAGCGGCATCCGGGTGACCCTGATCGAGCCCGGCATGGTCGATACCCCCTTCTTCGACGAACCGCCCACCCACGCCCTGGAAGACAAGGACATCGCCAACGCGGTGCTCTACGCCATCGACCAGCCGCCCCACGTCGACGTCAACGAGATCCTGGTGCGCCCCACCCCGCCGCTCGAGGGCTAGCCGGTCGGCCCCTGCGCCAGTCCCTGAGTCAGCCCAGGATCATCAGCACACAGGCCGCGGTCAGCAGCCCCATCACCGCATTGAAGACCCGCCAGTGGCGGCGGGTCTTCATCAGCCGGCCGACCGCCACGCCGAAGCCCGCCCACAGCGCGATCGACGGCAGGTTGGTCATGCCCATCACCAGGATCACCGCCACCGCCGAGGCCAGGAAGGCATCGCCAGACAGGGTGAAGGAAGCGATCCCCGAGATCGCCATCACCCAGGCCTTGGGGTTGGCGAACTGGAAGGCGGCGGCTTGCCAGAAGGTCAGCGGGCGCGCGTCGTCATCCACCCCGCGCCGATCCGGCGGCGGCGCGGTGGCGATCCGGTAGGCCAGCCACAAGAGGTAGGCACTGCCGGCGATCTTGAGCCCCCGCTGCAGCGGCGGCCACTGCTCGAAGAGCGCGCCCAGGCCCAGTGCCACGGCGCCCATCAGCCCCATCACCCCGATCGAGATCCCCAGCATGTGCGGCAGGGTGCGCAGAAAGCCGTAGTTGGCCCCGGACGCGGTCAACATCATGTTGTTGGGGCCGGGGGTGGCCGACATGCTGATCGCGAACAGCATCATCGGACCGACCAGGGCCAGCAGCTCGGGCAAGGGAACGGACATGACAGCCTCCTGTGGGTGATGGGAATAGCAGGCCGCCGACATTGTAGGGGTACAATTTCGGCGAAAGTTCCTGACAACGGCGGCAATTGCGCACACAATTGCAGTATGCGCCGCTATCCGTTCCGATCAAGCAAAGCTTTGTCACCCCGACATTGCCCGGTCTAAGACGTTGCCCCGTCCCCCTGACCATCGGCCGCGGCGGCCGGCCCCTTTCGCCTTTTCGTCTCTTCCGCCGTCTTGCCGCTGGAGCATCGCCTCATGGATATTCAGGCCCAGGCCCGCGCCCGCTGCCACTGGTTACCCAATCTCGACGCCGCCGCTACCCCGCGCTACCAGGCACTGGTCGACCGGCTGGCCGCCGACATCGCCGCCGGCACCCTCGCTCCCGGCGAGCGCCTGCCGCCCCAGCGCCTGCTGGCCGATGCCCTCAAGGTGACCGTCGGCACCATCACCCGCGCCTATCGCGAGGCCGAGCGCCGTGGCCTGGTCGAGGCCCGGGTCGGCAGCGGCACCCGAGTGCGCACCCTGGCGGCGGATGCACCGCGCTTTCACCATCTGTCTCACGCCGCCGATGGCAGCGTCGACCTGTCGCTGAGCGTGCCGGTCCCCCATCCCATGCGCGCCCAGCAACTCGCCACCGTGCTGGAGCGTCTGGCCCATCGCCCCGGGGCCATCGACGCCGCCCTGGCCTATCACCCCGAACAGGGCAGCCAGGCCAGCCGCGAGGCACTGGCCGGCTGGCTGACGGAGCAGGGCGTGCCCATGGCCGCCGACGAGCTGATCCTCACCAGTGGCGGCCAACACGCCGACTATCTGGCCCTGCAGGCGCTGGTAAAGCCCGGCGAGGCGGTGGCCTCGGCGGCCCTGACCTACCCGGGCATGATCGCCGCCACCCGTCAGCTCGGCCTCAAGCACGTGGCGGTGCCGATGGACGCCGAGGGCATCCGGCCCGAGGCACTCGAGCGGCTCTGCCTGCAACAGCGGATCCGCCTTCTGTACCTGATGCCGGAGCACAACAACCCCACCGGCGCCCGCATGGGGCAGGCGCGACGGGAAGCGATCGTCGAGGTCGCCCGGCGCCATGATCTGCTGCTGCTGGAAGATGGCGTGCAGTTCGTGACCGCCGAGACCCGCGGCACGCCCTTCTACCGGCTGGCGCCGGAGCGCTCGCTGTATATCTTCAGCGTCTCCAAGTTGCTCGCCGGCGGCCTGCGCCTGGGAGCCCTGCGAGCGCCCGCCAACCTGGTGGCACGCCTCACCGCAGCATTGCGCGCCCAGTACTGGGCCGTGCCCGAGCTGATGGCAAGGGTCGCCGCCGACTGGCTGACCAGCAGCGATGCCAGGACGCTGATCGACTGGCAATGGCAGGAAGTGGCCGCGCGCCAGCGGCTTCTCGCCGAGCGCCTCGAGGGCCACCGGATCGGCGCCCACCCCTGCGGCTTCCACGCCTGGCTGACGCTACCGGAGCCCTGGCGGGCGGTGGACTTCGTGGCCCGCGCCGCCGAGCGCGGCGTGACCCTGATCGGCGCCGACCCCTTCTGCGTGGGCAGCCAGCCGGCCCCTCAGGCGGTGCGCATCTGCGTGACGCCTCCCGCCGAACGTGCCCGACTCGACGAGGGCCTGACGCGTCTGACCGCCCTGCTCGCCGAGGAGCCCCGGCGGGATTCGCCGCTGGTCTGAGGGCCTGGTCCGAGCTCGCCCGCACAAGCAGCCGCTTCACGGAATGTATGAGAGGAGAGACCCATGCGGCTCGCCTCCTCAGGGATTACAGATGGAGGCCCGGCGTCGACGGACTCTGACGCAGCAGCGTGTTCTGATCGATCATGTATTCCGTCGATATCTGGAAGGCGGCTGCACCGAGTGCACGAGCGATGCCGCCGAAGTGACCCGGCTTGATATCGGGTCGAGTGACGCCCTGCATATCCAGTCGGTCGAGCTGCCGCTCCACCTCGCCCACGAGACGCTTCCGAATCGAGGGTGGGAAGGCGCCGTCGATGACCACGGCTTGAAAGTCGATGACCGCCAGGGTGGAAATGATCGCATGCGCCAGGCTCCGTCCCGCCCGGCTGATCCAGGGTTGAACATGGGATTCCACTGCGGCCCAGTCATCGGCCTCGGGATTGAGGTCGCGCAACGGTTCACCGCTATGGTCCGCAATCATGCGCTCGAGGACGACAAGGGAGGCATGATCGACCAGACGATCGCCCCCGGGCTCATCGGGCACACGCAGTGGACCAAAGCCGCCTGAATTCCCGCTACGTCCGGGGAAGACGCTACCGTTCAAGACGACACCGCCGCCGATGAAGGAGCCCACGAAGAAATAGACGAAATCCTGTGCCGTTTCGGGGGGGCCGAACACCAGTTCGGCCCGGCAGGCCGCATTCCCGTCGTTTTCCACGGTGATGGGCCAGGGCACGATCTCCTTGAACGCCGCCACCGGATCGAAACTCCGCCAGGCATCCATCTCCTGCTGGGGAGCACCGAAATCAGCGACCCAGCTCCAAAGTTCGAAGGGCATGGCGATATTCATCGCGGAGATGTCGCTCTGCGACCTGCCGGACGAACGCAGAAGCGAGGTCAGTTGCTCCTTCAGGAAGCGCAGAGTGGCGGAGGGGGTGGGATAGGCATGTGACTCGGTTCGCCTGGCAAGCACCTCTCCAACAAAGTTCACGATGACCAGATCGAAGGTGCGTCGGCCAATCTTGAGCCCCACGTAATGTCGTGCATCCGGGTTCAGCATCATGGGGACCGAGGGCTGCCCGATTCGACCACGAATCGGGGTGCCCCGCAGAAGCAGCCCATCAGCCTCCAGGGCTCGAAAGATGACCGACACGGCATTCGGCGACAGTCCCGTTAGCCTTGTCGCATCGGCCTTGGTGAGCTTTCCGTGGCTGCGCACTAGATGCAGGATCAAGCGTTCGTTAACCCCTCTCACCGTCGTCAGATTCGACCCTTTCAACGGATGAGCGCTCAAGTGCTCTTCGTGATGATCTCCATCTCTGTTCTGCATACTGACCCCTAGGTTCATGGAACAGCTGCGGCACCCGAGGCCACAAGGTAAAAGCTGTCGTCGCTCTTTTCGCTGTCGTACTTTTCGCTGCCGTACTCGATGCCGTCTGACACCATGCCTGCAAACCGCGTGGCGTCCCTATGCGACCAAGGTGAAGCGGCACCCGGAATCGACGACTGTTCTGCAACCAGCGTCATCAGGCTGACGCCCCGTTGGATCGCGATCATCCTCCGGCGATCGATGCCCAGGGGCTCGATACCCACAACAGCATCGCTCTCCAGAGGTCCGGCATCGCAGCTTGTCGCAGGGCAGTCAGCACGCGCCATGCCTGATGCCCCGACGACACTCCGCCTCCAACAGGCGTTGTACTTTGGTCCCAGAAACCGCCGCT
The genomic region above belongs to Halomonas sp. YLGW01 and contains:
- a CDS encoding SDR family oxidoreductase, coding for MNDRVLLITGASSGIGAATARAAAREGFRLVLAARSRDKLTALAQELGPEKVLTVSCDVTSMDDQQAMVEEALERFGRIDAVFANAGRGGSPGGFKGADHEAWKEMILTNIYGVGLTLQACLPALEHTRGHVLLTGSAAGRATIPGSMYGATKWAVTGIGYNLREELRGSGIRVTLIEPGMVDTPFFDEPPTHALEDKDIANAVLYAIDQPPHVDVNEILVRPTPPLEG
- a CDS encoding LysE family translocator; this translates as MSVPLPELLALVGPMMLFAISMSATPGPNNMMLTASGANYGFLRTLPHMLGISIGVMGLMGAVALGLGALFEQWPPLQRGLKIAGSAYLLWLAYRIATAPPPDRRGVDDDARPLTFWQAAAFQFANPKAWVMAISGIASFTLSGDAFLASAVAVILVMGMTNLPSIALWAGFGVAVGRLMKTRRHWRVFNAVMGLLTAACVLMILG
- a CDS encoding PLP-dependent aminotransferase family protein: MDIQAQARARCHWLPNLDAAATPRYQALVDRLAADIAAGTLAPGERLPPQRLLADALKVTVGTITRAYREAERRGLVEARVGSGTRVRTLAADAPRFHHLSHAADGSVDLSLSVPVPHPMRAQQLATVLERLAHRPGAIDAALAYHPEQGSQASREALAGWLTEQGVPMAADELILTSGGQHADYLALQALVKPGEAVASAALTYPGMIAATRQLGLKHVAVPMDAEGIRPEALERLCLQQRIRLLYLMPEHNNPTGARMGQARREAIVEVARRHDLLLLEDGVQFVTAETRGTPFYRLAPERSLYIFSVSKLLAGGLRLGALRAPANLVARLTAALRAQYWAVPELMARVAADWLTSSDARTLIDWQWQEVAARQRLLAERLEGHRIGAHPCGFHAWLTLPEPWRAVDFVARAAERGVTLIGADPFCVGSQPAPQAVRICVTPPAERARLDEGLTRLTALLAEEPRRDSPLV
- a CDS encoding ROK family transcriptional regulator — protein: MQNRDGDHHEEHLSAHPLKGSNLTTVRGVNERLILHLVRSHGKLTKADATRLTGLSPNAVSVIFRALEADGLLLRGTPIRGRIGQPSVPMMLNPDARHYVGLKIGRRTFDLVIVNFVGEVLARRTESHAYPTPSATLRFLKEQLTSLLRSSGRSQSDISAMNIAMPFELWSWVADFGAPQQEMDAWRSFDPVAAFKEIVPWPITVENDGNAACRAELVFGPPETAQDFVYFFVGSFIGGGVVLNGSVFPGRSGNSGGFGPLRVPDEPGGDRLVDHASLVVLERMIADHSGEPLRDLNPEADDWAAVESHVQPWISRAGRSLAHAIISTLAVIDFQAVVIDGAFPPSIRKRLVGEVERQLDRLDMQGVTRPDIKPGHFGGIARALGAAAFQISTEYMIDQNTLLRQSPSTPGLHL